The following nucleotide sequence is from Mucilaginibacter sp. cycad4.
TGGGAGAAGATCGACGGAAAACATGAAACCGTTTACGAACCTGTTCCGCGTGATCGTGACCAGGTATATTATAAAACATCGGGCGTATTGCCCTGGATCGTAGCGCACCAATGGCTTAAATCAAAGTTTCAGGGTTATAGCGATGAGATCAGGGATATCAATGGATGGAATTTCAATGCCCGCTATTTCGACCGCTATTTCCTGAACCAATTGAGCGAAGAGGACTGGAAAGAGCAGATAGCCTACGTGCAAAGCAAATTGACCGATGACCTGATCAAAAAAGCGGTGCATTTAATGCCCGATACTATTTACAAACTTTCGGGTCCGGAGATCATCGGCAAAATGATAGCGCGGCGTAATATTCTGCAAAAACAGGCGCTTGAGTATTATAAATTTATCTCGATATATGTAGATGTTCCGGCGAGTGATAAAACGGATAAGTTCACCATCGCCCATGAAAGTAATGGCGATATCACCCTTACTGTAAACAAAATAAAAAAAGACGGCAGCGTTGATAAGGTTACGTACCAGCGTACTTTTAAACCTGATGTTACCAAAGAAATCAGGATGTATGGTTTTGATGGTGATGATGTTTTTAATGTAACCGGCTCAACGCCATCGCCAATAATCGTACGGATGATAGGCGGGGAGGGTATGGATACATTTGCGGTTGACAGCAGTTTGAACAATAAAGGCAAAACTTATATTTATGACCGTTCGGATCAGAAGAATGTACTGCCTTCATCATCCATTGCCAAAAACCGAACCTCGACGGATACCGCTGTAAATAACTATGATAAAACCGCCTTTAAGTTCGACAGGTTTGAACCCATCATTTTAGCCAATTACAGCAATGATATCGGTGTTTTGTTGATAGGAGGTTTCTCATATGAACGGCACGGCTTTCGCAAAGAGCCGTATGCTTTCCGCGAAGAGTTTCTAACCAATTATTCGTTGCAACGCAAATCATTTCTGTTTACTTATATGGCCGACTGGAAAAAAGCCATCGGCGAAAATGATCTGCGGATCAACCTGCTTTCGCGCGGGCCGAGCAACCTGAGCAACTTTTTTGGGATAGGGAATAATACCGTTTTTGAAAATAAGGATGACAGGAAGATCTCCTACTATCGTAACCGTTATGACTATGTTACCGGTGATGTTTCCCTCCACCGCGATTTTGGAAACCTGCATGTAAGCGCCGGGGTTGCAGGTCAGTTTTATAACAGCAAATCATCAAATAATACCGAAAGATTTTTGAGTGGTTATAATGCGGCTTTTCCGGATGAGAAAGTATTTGGCACCAAAGTTTACGGCGGTTTAACAGCCAACGCAACGGTGGATACCAGGAATAAACTGATCATTCCGACACAAGGCATTTTATGGACAACCACAGTAAGTGGCTTTAGTGGTGGCGGTTCGGGAAGCCACAATACTTACGGGCAGATATTATCAGAGTTTAGTTTCTATCTCAATCCGGATAAAGACTCGGTACTGGTAATAGCTAATCGTACAGGCCTGGGAACTACGGTAGGCAATGCCGCATATTTCCAGCAGATGAAGCTCGGGGGTGCGCAAAACTTCAGGGGCTTTCATACCAACAGGTTTACCGGTCGTACAATTGCTTATAACAATCTTGAACTGCGGTTAAAAGTGCTTGATTTTACCTCGTACCTGTTGCCTGGTTCATTCGGTTTAATTGGCTTTAATGACGTTGGCAGGGTATGGGTTCCCGGCGAATCATCTGACCGCTGGCATGACGGCTACGGGGGCGGCCTCTACATTATTCCGGCTCAATTGGTGCTGATAGAAGCGGTAATGGGTTTCTCAAAAGAAGGATCACTGCCTTATATATCCATTGGGTTTAGGTTTTAAAATAACTGCCGCGGGTTTAGCGCAGCATAACCCGTGGTAAGCATGGTTAAAGCTTTCAGCTTAACTAAATTAACCGCATTTTTTGGTGGCTCAGTTCTGTCAGTACCTTCCGGTCAATTTTAAGTTTGAGCGAAAAATTCAAGAAAACAACCAAAAAATCACCAAAAAACAAGGGTAAATAAATTGCTTTTTGAAACGATTGTTTTTTACTCTTAAATGTTTTATTAGTTGACTATCAGCTATTAATTGTGTTTCAGGTTAAATTTTAAGCTGTTGATTATCAGTGTGTTTTATTTTTAAGGTGTTTCGTGTTTTTACACTTAAAAAATGGAACAGTTGAAAAACGGCGTCGGTATGATTTCATTTTTTTATGGAGAACGGCGATTTTGGGACAGGCATATTTTTACACTTCTCCCATAAAAATAATTACACTATCAGTCCCATAGATTACCTGCTTTTATATATTTGCATATGAATCACCTCATAGCACCATCTATCTTAGCAGCCGATTTTGCCAACCTGCAACGCGATATTGAAATGATCAATAACAGCGAAGCCGACTGGATCCACGTTGATATTATGGATGGTATGTTTGTACCCAATATCTCTTTTGGTTTCCCGGTTGTAAGCGCAGTAAAAAAACACGCTGCCAAACCACTTGATGTTCACCTGATGATAGTTGACCCGGATCGTTACCTGAAAGCTTTTAAAGATGCCGGGGCCGATAGTATCACTGTGCACCAGGAAGCTTGTCCGCATTTGCACCGCACGGTTCAGGCCATTAAGCAATTAGGCTGTAAAGCAGCTGTTGCTATTAACCCGGCCACCCCGGTATTTATGCTGGAAGATATTGTTGCCGATTTGGATATGGTTTTGATCATGTCTGTTAACCCCGGTTTTGGGGCCCAGTCTTTTATCGATAACACTTATAAAAAGATTAAAGAACTCAGGACACTAAGTGCCGAAAAAAATCCCGGACTGTTAATTGAAATTGACGGTGGGGTGGATGCTAACAATATAGCAAAACTGATAGAAGCCGGAGCAAATGTGTTTGTTGCGGGCACTTCAGTGTTCTCGTCGGCCAACCAGGTGGCCGCGATATCAAAACTCAAACATGCCTAAAAGTTATTATAATGATAATAATTAAACCAGCCCTGTGGGGTTAGTTTAATTATTTGCAATCAAAGGCCCGTTTGTTGATTAATTGTATATTTTTTCAAAAAATGTAAATAATGTCTATATATTTTGTCAAATTAATTAACTTCGGCCCAACAAAATACAAACTTCCTAATAGTGTATTTAGAACCTACAATTCGTTAATTATATGAAACATAATTTTGGTGCCGGACCCGGCATTCTACCACACGAAGTTTTAAAGCAAGCTTCAGAAGCAGTTATTGATTTTAATGGTACTGGACTCTCTTTGCTTGAAATTTCACACCGATCGAAAGAGTTTGAAGCCGTTTTAGACGAAGCTGTAAGCCTGGTAAAAGAATTATTCAACGTTCCTGAAGGTTACTCGGTATTGTTTTTGCAAGGCGGTGCCAGCACCCAGTTTGCTTTGGCCCCTTACAACCTGTTACCTGAAGGCGGCAAAGCAGCTTATGTTGAAACCGGTGTTTGGGCCAATAAAGCTTTAAAAGAAGCTAAGTATTTTGGCGAAGTACAGGTTGTAGCTACCTCAAAAGAGGCCAACTTTACTTACATCCCTAAGGATTTTGAAATCCCGGCTGATGCTGCTTATATCCACATTACTTCTAACAATACCATTTACGGTACCCAGTTACAGGAGTTCTTTAAATCGCCAATCCCGGTGGTTTGCGATATGTCGTCAGATATTTTCAGCCGCGTGGTTAATGTTGCCGATTTTGGTTTGATTTATGCCGGTGCTCAGAAAAATATGGGCCCTGCCGGTGTTACATTGGTTATTGTTAAGAATGACCTGCTGGATAAAACCGGTCGTAAGATCCCTGCAATGTTCAACTACCAAACTCAAATTGAAGGTGGTTCAATGTACAATACCCCTCCGGTATTTGCTATCTACGTTTCAATGCTTACCCTTAAATGGTTAAAAGCAAAAGGTGGCGTACCGGCAATTGAGCAGGAAAACATCACCAAAGCACGTGTACTTTATGAGGAAATTGACCGTAACCCATTGTTTAAAGCAGTAGCTGCCGTTGAAGACCGCTCAAAAATGAACGTTTGCTTCGTGATGGAAAATGCTGAGTTGGAGAAACCATTCCTGAAACTTGCCGAAGAACGCGGTATAGTAGGCATTAAAGGCCATAGAAGTGTAGGCGGTTTCCGCGCTTCAATTTACAACGCATTGCCAATAAGCAGCATCTACGCGCTGATTGACGTAATGCAGGAATTTGCTGAAAAGAATAAGTAGCCCCCTAACCCCCTAAAGGGGGAACAATAATTTAAAATAATTACCCCCGGCCCTTGAAGATGAGGAATAATCACTCCCCCTTTAGGGGGCCGGGGGGCAAAACTTTAGACATGATCAAAATATTAGCTAATGACGGTATCGACCCGATAGGTAAAAAAATGCTGGAAGATGCCGGCTTTTTTGTTGATACCAACAATATCCCACAGGACGAGCTTCCTGAAAAATTGAAAAACTATGACGCTATTACCGTACGTAGTGCTACTAAAGTACGCAAAGCATTAATCGACGCTACGCCTAACCTGAAACTGATCGGTCGCGGTGGTGTAGGTGTTGATAATATTGACGTTGATTATGCCAAAGAAAAAGGCATCGGTGTTTACAATACTCCGGCATCATCTTCTTTATCAGTAGCTGAACTGGTATTTGCCAGCCTATTTGGTTCTGTACGTTTTTTACCAGACAGCAATCGCAAAATGCCGGTTGATGGCGGCACTAAATTCAACGATCTGAAAAAAGCTTATGCCAAAGGTGTTGAGCTTCGCGGTAAAACTTTAGGTATCGTAGGTTTTGGCCGTATCGGCAGGGAAGTAGCTAAAATAGCTATCGGTGTTGGTATGGATGTTTTAGCTTATGACCTTTTTGATTTCAACCCTGAGCTGGATCTTGTTTTAGGCGGTGGTATTGCTGTTAAAGCATCTGTTAAAAAATCTACACTTGATGAAATTATCACTACTGCTGATTTCATTACGTTGCATACTCCATTTATCGACAAAGCTCTTTTGGGTGCCGAAGAATTGGCTAAAACTAAAAAAGGTGTTGGCCTGGTAAATATTTCACGCGGCGGTTTGATCGACGAGCTTGCTTTGGTTGATGCTTTAAACAGCGGCCAGGTTTCATTTGCAGCACTTGACGTGTTCGATAATGAGCCAACCCCTCGTGCTGAGATCTTAACTCATCCAAAAATTTCCCTAACCCCTCATATTGGTGCAGCTACCAACGAGGCCCAGGAAAGGATTGGTGTTGAGCTTGCAAGCCTGATCATCGATCATTTCAAAAAAGCATAACACGAATTAGTTCTGATTAGAGCGAATTACACGAATGCTTTCATATTACAAAAGGCACTAATCTTACCGGTTAGTGTCTTTCTTGTATATAAGCGAATTCGTGCAATTTGATTCAATTCGGGAATATTCGTGTTATATAATATACGAAATACCCTTCTCCGGCATCGTAACACCATAGCCTTCCTTCTCCAGGTCGTTGGCTAACAATTGCATGCTTTCGCCTTCACCATGTACCAGGAATACCTGCTTTAGCTTATCAGGGCCAATAGCTTTAATATTACCCATCAGGTCGTCATGATCGCCATGGGCACTGAGTACGTCGGTTTGTTTAATAGTAGCGTAAACAGACAGTTCACGGTCTTTGATATGAACAATGGAATCGCCCCGTAGCAAACGATGCCCCAATGTCCCCTTGGCGCAATAGCCAATGAAAAGGATAGTGGCATAGTAGTTTTGGATATTATAAAACAGGTGGTCCTGGATGCGGCCCCCTTCAAGCATTCCTGCCGATGATATGATAATGCAGGGCTCCCAGTAATTGGAGATTTGCCGGCTATCTTTCAGCGTTTCAACGTAAGTAAGGTTGTCAAACTCAAATTCATCGCCGCGTTTTTGATAAAACTCCTGCGCTTCCTGGTTAACGTGATTATGGTACTTTCGGAATACCTCGGTAGCCTGGGTGGCCATCGGGCTGTCAACAAAAACCTTAACAGGCGGCAGCAGGCCGGTGCTGAAGATCTTGTTTAAAGTATAAACCAATGATTGCGTACGCCCGATACTGAACGCCGGGATAATTAAACGGCCTTGCTCTTTAATACAAGCCTTCTCAATAACTTCTATCAGGGTTTGTTCAACGGTTTTGTCTTTACTGTGATAACGCCCGCCGTAGGTAGCTTCCGAAACCAGGTAATCAACCGGAGGGAGGGGCTGCGGATCATTTAAAACCGGGTAATTCTTCCTGCCGATATCGCCGGTAAAAGCTATAGTTTTTTCTTCGCCTTTATCGTTTATTTTAAATACTGCTGCTGCTGCACCCAACAAGTGGCCAACAGGTACAAACGTCAGTTCGATATCACCTGTAATGCGAAACGGTTTGTTAAAACCTATGGTGACAAAGCGTTCCACTGTATCCATAACATGTTTTTGCATGTACAGCGGCTGCGCGTGAGTGTTGAATTTGCCCCTGCCGCGTTTATGATGACCACCTTTACTTGCTGCTTTACGCATGAAAATATTTACAGAATCGAGTAAGAGTAACTCTGTCAAATCGGCTGTCGGAGGGGTGCAAAGTATCTGCCCCTCAAAACCTAAGCGGATTAAGGTAGGCAGGTTGCCCGAGTGATCGATATGCGCATGAGTAAGTACTACCACGTCAATGTCTTCGGGGCGAAATGGGAAGTTTTCGTTAGATATGATGCTGTGGTCCTTTTCATAATCAAGCCCGCAATCCACTAAAATTTTATATTGTCCAACCTCGAGCAAATGCATGCTCCCGGTTACTTGTCGGGCCGCCCCGTGTATAGTTAGTTTCAT
It contains:
- the rpe gene encoding ribulose-phosphate 3-epimerase, whose protein sequence is MNHLIAPSILAADFANLQRDIEMINNSEADWIHVDIMDGMFVPNISFGFPVVSAVKKHAAKPLDVHLMIVDPDRYLKAFKDAGADSITVHQEACPHLHRTVQAIKQLGCKAAVAINPATPVFMLEDIVADLDMVLIMSVNPGFGAQSFIDNTYKKIKELRTLSAEKNPGLLIEIDGGVDANNIAKLIEAGANVFVAGTSVFSSANQVAAISKLKHA
- the serC gene encoding 3-phosphoserine/phosphohydroxythreonine transaminase, giving the protein MKHNFGAGPGILPHEVLKQASEAVIDFNGTGLSLLEISHRSKEFEAVLDEAVSLVKELFNVPEGYSVLFLQGGASTQFALAPYNLLPEGGKAAYVETGVWANKALKEAKYFGEVQVVATSKEANFTYIPKDFEIPADAAYIHITSNNTIYGTQLQEFFKSPIPVVCDMSSDIFSRVVNVADFGLIYAGAQKNMGPAGVTLVIVKNDLLDKTGRKIPAMFNYQTQIEGGSMYNTPPVFAIYVSMLTLKWLKAKGGVPAIEQENITKARVLYEEIDRNPLFKAVAAVEDRSKMNVCFVMENAELEKPFLKLAEERGIVGIKGHRSVGGFRASIYNALPISSIYALIDVMQEFAEKNK
- a CDS encoding D-2-hydroxyacid dehydrogenase → MIKILANDGIDPIGKKMLEDAGFFVDTNNIPQDELPEKLKNYDAITVRSATKVRKALIDATPNLKLIGRGGVGVDNIDVDYAKEKGIGVYNTPASSSLSVAELVFASLFGSVRFLPDSNRKMPVDGGTKFNDLKKAYAKGVELRGKTLGIVGFGRIGREVAKIAIGVGMDVLAYDLFDFNPELDLVLGGGIAVKASVKKSTLDEIITTADFITLHTPFIDKALLGAEELAKTKKGVGLVNISRGGLIDELALVDALNSGQVSFAALDVFDNEPTPRAEILTHPKISLTPHIGAATNEAQERIGVELASLIIDHFKKA
- a CDS encoding MBL fold metallo-hydrolase; protein product: MKLTIHGAARQVTGSMHLLEVGQYKILVDCGLDYEKDHSIISNENFPFRPEDIDVVVLTHAHIDHSGNLPTLIRLGFEGQILCTPPTADLTELLLLDSVNIFMRKAASKGGHHKRGRGKFNTHAQPLYMQKHVMDTVERFVTIGFNKPFRITGDIELTFVPVGHLLGAAAAVFKINDKGEEKTIAFTGDIGRKNYPVLNDPQPLPPVDYLVSEATYGGRYHSKDKTVEQTLIEVIEKACIKEQGRLIIPAFSIGRTQSLVYTLNKIFSTGLLPPVKVFVDSPMATQATEVFRKYHNHVNQEAQEFYQKRGDEFEFDNLTYVETLKDSRQISNYWEPCIIISSAGMLEGGRIQDHLFYNIQNYYATILFIGYCAKGTLGHRLLRGDSIVHIKDRELSVYATIKQTDVLSAHGDHDDLMGNIKAIGPDKLKQVFLVHGEGESMQLLANDLEKEGYGVTMPEKGISYII